Proteins found in one Bacillus sp. BGMRC 2118 genomic segment:
- a CDS encoding glutamyl-tRNA reductase, with protein MHIVVVGLNHKTAPVEIRERLTFNAAELPLAMKQLNKQKSILENIIVSTCNRTEIYAVVDQLHTGRYYIKSFLSDWFNIDKNEISPFLTIYENDAAVEHLYRVSCGLDSMVLGETQILGQVRTSFLEAQEAHATGTVFNHLFKQSITLAKKAHSDTEIGANAVSVSYAAVELAKKIFGQLTNKHVVILGAGKMGELAVQNLHGNGVERVTVVNRTLEKAEQLATKFKGVAQPMEMLESVLTEADIVISSTGSKDYVITESMMSKVEKKRKGRPIFLVDIAVPRDLDPNLSNLESVFLYDIDDLQGIVEANMEERQAEAEKIELMIEEEIVEFNVWLRTLGVVPVISALRQKALTIQEETMQSIERKLPDLTDREKKVLNKHTKSIINQLLKDPILKAKEMAGEADAEQSLKLFMKIFDIEEAVELQKSSEIHAETTEVKWHVSPQEASAKI; from the coding sequence ATGCATATCGTAGTTGTCGGCTTAAATCATAAAACTGCCCCTGTTGAGATTCGTGAAAGGTTAACATTTAATGCAGCAGAGTTGCCTCTTGCAATGAAGCAATTAAATAAACAAAAAAGTATTTTAGAAAATATTATTGTATCAACCTGTAATCGAACCGAAATTTATGCAGTTGTAGACCAACTTCACACTGGTCGTTATTATATAAAGTCGTTTTTATCTGATTGGTTTAACATTGATAAAAATGAGATTTCTCCTTTCTTAACTATTTATGAAAACGATGCGGCTGTTGAGCATTTGTATCGTGTTTCATGTGGACTTGATTCTATGGTTTTAGGAGAAACTCAAATTCTAGGTCAAGTTCGAACTAGCTTTCTTGAAGCACAAGAAGCTCATGCAACAGGAACGGTATTTAATCATCTATTCAAACAATCCATTACGTTAGCAAAAAAGGCGCATTCTGATACAGAAATTGGAGCGAACGCAGTATCTGTAAGTTATGCAGCGGTTGAGCTAGCTAAGAAGATTTTTGGACAGTTAACGAATAAGCATGTTGTCATTCTTGGTGCAGGTAAAATGGGTGAATTGGCTGTACAAAACCTACATGGTAACGGTGTAGAACGTGTTACTGTAGTGAACCGTACACTTGAAAAGGCTGAGCAGTTGGCAACGAAGTTTAAAGGCGTTGCACAACCAATGGAAATGCTGGAATCTGTATTAACAGAAGCAGACATCGTGATTAGCTCAACAGGCTCAAAAGACTATGTGATCACAGAGAGTATGATGTCAAAGGTTGAAAAGAAACGTAAAGGACGTCCGATTTTCTTAGTAGATATTGCCGTACCTCGTGATTTAGACCCGAACTTGTCAAACTTGGAAAGTGTATTCCTTTATGATATCGATGATTTACAAGGTATCGTTGAAGCAAACATGGAAGAGCGTCAAGCTGAAGCAGAAAAGATTGAATTAATGATTGAAGAAGAGATTGTGGAATTTAACGTTTGGCTTAGAACTCTTGGAGTTGTTCCTGTTATTTCTGCACTGCGTCAAAAGGCTCTTACCATTCAGGAAGAAACGATGCAAAGTATTGAGAGAAAGCTTCCCGACTTAACAGATCGTGAAAAGAAGGTGTTAAATAAGCACACGAAGAGCATTATTAACCAACTTCTAAAAGACCCGATCTTAAAAGCGAAGGAAATGGCTGGAGAAGCGGATGCTGAACAATCACTAAAGCTGTTCATGAAAATATTTGATATTGAAGAAGCTGTAGAATTACAGAAATCAAGTGAGATTCATGCTGAAACAACAGAAGTAAAATGGCATGTGTCACCTCAAGAAGCTTCAGCAAAGATCTAA